Genomic window (Apis cerana isolate GH-2021 linkage group LG1, AcerK_1.0, whole genome shotgun sequence):
AATCATGATATAGATcaattaagtaaaattgaagaagaaccaattatatatacagaagATGGTAATAGACCTAAAAGAAAATGTgttttaagaaatatgaataatattatgaactttaattttgaaaataaaatattatcaaataattcacTTCAGCAAAGTGATGAAGATAATGacgaagaaaatacaaaatcttGGAAAGAAATAAGATCTGGAAATAAAAACGATTTATCAATGTGGAAAAAATATACTGATGTTACAGAACGGAAtcgagattttttaattaacgttcAGACTCGCAATcgtaagttatttatttataccaatcatatataaatcattcataacaaataaaaaaatatttcatttttacgtttttttttttttcattatttcagtttttttatataaaaaaattgtaaatcatccatatttaatacattgtcCACTAGGCCCAGATGGCTTGCCAAAAATAGATGAAGAATTAGTTACATCATCTGGTAAGCTTCTGGTCTTAGATGCAATGCTTGCAAGACTTAAAAAACAAGGgcataaagttttattattttctaccaTGACAATGATATTGGATGTTATTGAAGATTATCTTTCATTACGTGATTTTAAATACGTCAGATTAGATGGCTCTACTAAACTTTCAGtcagaaaagaaaacattcaaaatttcaatacaaatcctgaaatatttctatttcttatatCTACAAGAGCAGGTGGTGTTGGATTAAATCTTATTGGAGCAGATACTGTTATCATATATGATTCTGATTGggtatattagtttttatatttgtttttttttttattatttttcatatttttcattattatttttcattatttattatttttcattattatccctattaataattataaagatttctcttattgattaaaaataattattaaaataaatcttttttatagaatCCTCAAGTAGATATACAAGCTATGGCACGTTGTCATAGGATAGGACAGACACGTCcagtaatgatatataaattatgtaccaAAGGAACTATTGAtgaagtaattattaatcgcgCTGAAGCAAAACGCCTATTAGAAAAAGTAGTAATTTCTAAATGTGTTcaaggaataaatattaataacaaaacagATTTGTTGAAACTGCAAAAACTTTTACAATCAAAAGAATGTCAAATAGTTGCATCAAAAAATGAAGGTAAATCATTAATGTttctttacataattatacgtatatttcatatgattttagtaataattaatttttaatatttttcaatacagTTTTTACAGAAAAAGAACTTAACAATCTGTTAGATAGAActgaattatataagaaacaaacagaatcctaaatatatatctcaatttttttttctaaaaatagtattatacaaataatataagtatttcttctagttttatattattttaattactacataatatttatttttgtaccaTTTAttctaagatttatttaattttgtaacaaaatcttaaataaagattgaaaaatattatatatatttttatcaattgtatatcttaataattattatagagatatataatttttaaataattttataaataaattttagaaataagttaaataaattaattttagaaaaatatatacaaatttgttcatttagtataataaatattaattaataaaagtccAACAtacaaaacatttaataacaattatactaGTCTGAAAtacttatgatttatttaattttgaacgtAGAAAATACTTCccagttatatttttatttttataagattgatTTAGTTGATCACGAAGTTCAGTTtccaattttgtataaatccCTCCTGCtttaaatagtattatttatatatatatttatttataataaaaactttatattttctaaaaatataatatttaataaatataccatttaattgtttttttatccgattatgtttattagatgatttaaataacgaaGAAGAATCTGCAGATATTCTTTTTGTTAGAAGTGCTATCATTTGTAAAGCTGCACTTTCTTCGAAATCTCTTTGATTATCTTGATTATGTCTTACATTTAAATTACCACTCCAAGATCGaccattatttctaaaattaatttgatttctaaaattatttataatatataaacataataataattataaaaatataataaatatattaataaataatttaataaat
Coding sequences:
- the LOC107992703 gene encoding lymphoid-specific helicase isoform X2; this translates as MIFRMVRLWLQVQEKININKNNLNLSVEEIENELINDSEDADNIVEIPKYFNGDLRDYQKEGLRWLKILYENGLNGILADEMGLGKTIQVIALLCHLIEKKQDGPYLLVAPLSTIPNWVLEFERFAPKLPIVVFHGTQEEKIILKKKIKQKYKITESYSILPIVLTTFEVPLYENSFIKSLSWRYIIVDEGHRIKNHECQLIKLLKSCKSMNRLLLTGTPLQNNLAELWSLLNFLLPEIFDDLAVFESWFNAKKHQGDEGAKKFLKLEEEKRVLSSLREILQPFMLRREKTDVCLEVPPKKQLVVYAPLTELQHSLYKAVLNHDIDQLSKIEEEPIIYTEDGNRPKRKCVLRNMNNIMNFNFENKILSNNSLQQSDEDNDEENTKSWKEIRSGNKNDLSMWKKYTDVTERNRDFLINVQTRNLFLYKKIVNHPYLIHCPLGPDGLPKIDEELVTSSGKLLVLDAMLARLKKQGHKVLLFSTMTMILDVIEDYLSLRDFKYVRLDGSTKLSVRKENIQNFNTNPEIFLFLISTRAGGVGLNLIGADTVIIYDSDWNPQVDIQAMARCHRIGQTRPVMIYKLCTKGTIDEVIINRAEAKRLLEKVVISKCVQGININNKTDLLKLQKLLQSKECQIVASKNEVFTEKELNNLLDRTELYKKQTES